One window of the Thermoanaerobacterales bacterium genome contains the following:
- a CDS encoding ABC transporter ATP-binding protein, translating to MEKVIETGRLTKLYGSGLGCAEICLSIAGGQIFGFLGPNGAGKSTLVKVLVGLLRPTSGEARVLGRPLGDLAARRRIGYLPEQFRYQEWLSGAEVLALHARLCGLDRGTARQRIGRVLETVGLAGRERGRVRTYSKGMQQRLGLAVALVGDPDLVFLDEPTSALDPLGRREVREIILELKRAGKTVFLNSHLLSEVEMVCDEVAFIKAGRIVRAGPLNELLAGAATVEMEVADLTGEAEEELVRVAVSLRCLENGRFLVHLARREDIPVLAEIVTRHGARLYTLAPRQRSLEDLFVELVGEGKGVEPHVGHRRDHRA from the coding sequence ATGGAGAAGGTCATCGAGACCGGCCGCCTGACGAAGCTTTACGGTTCCGGCCTGGGTTGCGCCGAGATCTGCCTCTCGATCGCCGGGGGGCAGATCTTCGGCTTCCTTGGGCCGAACGGGGCGGGGAAGAGCACGTTGGTGAAGGTACTGGTGGGCCTCCTGCGCCCGACGTCCGGTGAGGCCCGCGTCCTGGGACGCCCGCTGGGTGACCTGGCGGCCAGGCGCCGCATCGGTTACTTGCCGGAGCAGTTCCGTTACCAGGAGTGGCTTTCGGGAGCGGAGGTGCTGGCGCTCCACGCCCGCCTCTGCGGCCTGGACCGTGGTACGGCGCGGCAGCGTATCGGCCGCGTCCTGGAAACCGTCGGCCTGGCCGGGCGGGAGCGGGGCCGCGTCCGTACCTACTCGAAGGGCATGCAGCAGCGGCTGGGCCTGGCCGTCGCCCTGGTCGGCGACCCGGACCTGGTTTTCCTGGACGAACCCACCTCTGCCCTCGACCCCTTGGGGCGGCGCGAGGTGCGGGAGATCATCCTGGAACTGAAGCGCGCCGGGAAGACCGTCTTCTTAAACAGCCACCTGCTGAGCGAGGTGGAGATGGTCTGCGACGAGGTGGCCTTCATCAAGGCCGGGCGCATCGTCCGCGCCGGGCCGCTGAACGAACTCCTGGCCGGGGCGGCCACTGTGGAGATGGAGGTCGCGGACCTGACGGGCGAGGCGGAGGAGGAACTGGTACGGGTGGCGGTGTCGCTGCGATGCCTGGAAAACGGGCGGTTTCTCGTGCACCTCGCCCGGCGGGAGGATATCCCCGTCCTGGCGGAGATCGTCACCCGCCACGGCGCGCGGCTCTACACGCTGGCGCCCCGCCAGCGCTCCCTGGAGGATCTGTTTGTCGAACTGGTCGGGGAAGGAAAGGGGGTGGAGCCGCATGTGGGCCATCGCCGCGATCACCGTGCGTGA
- a CDS encoding zf-HC2 domain-containing protein, translating to MCFKDGALRAYLDGELPARESERVAAHLAECPRCRERVERLKADENLVEAILNRSLNAAGVRREDLPAAWAGLRNEGRPGTIWEGVRKEMRRFKVAVAVAATVCALAVPFTFPPVRAMATEFLNIFRVERVHVISISGQEWAQIEKALSGQGPADIEEFGRIATSGEPEYRTGLSPDEARQAVGPGFKVPAAAGGGEPSWGVMTGFTLTIAPKVEAINGLLAQFGSDRMLPESLDGKEFTLRQHPVATAEFTRPDGRKVVVAQGKSPELTVPEGTDVLALRDALLGLPFLPDNVRRQLEAVSDWQHTVLIPSVKGEARPVRVNGTEGAFLDGHGGDNGLLWAADGLIYMVGGTDLTLDEALAVAASLR from the coding sequence ATGTGTTTTAAGGATGGAGCGCTGCGCGCCTACCTGGACGGCGAGTTGCCGGCCCGGGAGTCTGAACGCGTCGCCGCCCACCTGGCGGAGTGCCCCCGCTGCCGGGAGAGGGTGGAACGGCTCAAAGCCGACGAAAACCTGGTGGAAGCGATACTGAACCGGAGTCTGAACGCCGCCGGTGTGCGGCGGGAAGACCTTCCGGCGGCCTGGGCGGGCCTGCGGAACGAGGGCCGGCCCGGGACCATATGGGAAGGAGTGCGTAAGGAAATGCGTCGATTCAAGGTGGCGGTGGCCGTGGCGGCTACGGTGTGCGCCCTGGCCGTTCCCTTTACTTTCCCCCCGGTGCGGGCGATGGCCACGGAGTTCCTTAACATCTTCCGGGTGGAGCGGGTGCACGTGATCAGCATCTCCGGCCAGGAGTGGGCGCAGATTGAAAAGGCGCTGTCCGGTCAGGGGCCGGCCGACATCGAGGAGTTCGGCCGTATCGCGACCAGCGGCGAGCCGGAGTACCGGACGGGCCTTTCCCCGGACGAGGCGCGGCAGGCCGTCGGCCCGGGCTTCAAAGTGCCGGCGGCGGCGGGGGGCGGCGAGCCGTCCTGGGGCGTGATGACCGGCTTCACGCTGACCATCGCGCCGAAGGTGGAGGCGATCAACGGTTTGCTGGCCCAGTTCGGCAGCGACCGGATGCTCCCGGAGTCCCTGGACGGGAAGGAGTTCACGCTGCGCCAGCACCCGGTGGCGACCGCCGAGTTCACCCGGCCCGACGGGCGGAAGGTCGTCGTCGCCCAGGGGAAGAGCCCCGAACTGACTGTACCGGAGGGGACCGACGTGCTCGCCCTGCGGGACGCCCTGCTGGGCCTGCCCTTCCTGCCCGATAACGTGCGGCGGCAACTGGAGGCCGTCTCCGACTGGCAGCACACCGTGCTGATCCCCAGCGTAAAGGGTGAGGCCCGGCCGGTGAGGGTCAACGGGACGGAGGGGGCCTTCCTCGACGGCCACGGCGGTGACAACGGCCTGCTCTGGGCGGCCGACGGCCTGATCTACATGGTCGGCGGTACGGACCTGACCCTGGACGAAGCGCTGGCGGTTGCCGCCTCGTTGCGCTAG
- a CDS encoding RNA polymerase sigma factor SigX has translation MRTISGPSPGDAAAPPADFQELFQAHYPRVSRRAAAILGDRYAAEDVAQETFCRLLFNPPRHRSNLAGWLARVATNLSLNRLRGEAGRARRETAVTAREVPAAASAEDDALRGERVALVRRALATLPERQRHCLLLRFAGLSYAEVATATGVAPGSVGKLLARAEEKFRREYLRLNGGMADVF, from the coding sequence GTGCGCACCATTTCCGGACCTTCCCCCGGCGATGCGGCGGCGCCGCCGGCCGATTTCCAGGAACTCTTTCAGGCCCACTACCCGCGGGTCTCCCGCCGGGCAGCGGCCATCCTCGGCGACCGGTACGCCGCGGAGGACGTGGCGCAGGAGACCTTTTGCCGCCTGCTGTTCAACCCGCCGCGGCACCGGTCGAACCTGGCCGGGTGGCTGGCACGGGTGGCCACGAACCTCTCGCTGAACCGGCTCCGCGGCGAGGCCGGCCGCGCCCGGCGGGAGACGGCCGTCACGGCGCGGGAGGTCCCGGCGGCGGCCTCGGCCGAGGATGACGCCCTGCGCGGGGAACGGGTGGCCCTGGTCCGCCGCGCGTTGGCGACGCTGCCGGAACGCCAGCGGCACTGCCTGCTCCTGCGTTTCGCCGGATTGAGCTATGCGGAGGTGGCGACGGCGACCGGCGTGGCGCCGGGGTCGGTGGGCAAGCTCCTGGCGCGGGCCGAGGAGAAGTTCCGGCGTGAGTACTTACGCCTGAACGGAGGGATGGCCGATGTGTTTTAA
- a CDS encoding NYN domain-containing protein — protein sequence MKKVTIHIDGSNFYSAVRDLYGRTNIDYRALMNKLTNIKPGRELLRGYFYTVELPEDYDPVEREKNARFIYTISQVPYLDIVYGKLRRRVTPTGHTYYEEKGTDINLAVNLLTGAFLGTYDVAVVVAGDTDYSKVISEVKRLGKHVEIAWFRNQSPYNLSQELVRVADDVIVLDEVFLSDCWYQR from the coding sequence ATGAAAAAAGTCACTATCCATATCGACGGCAGTAACTTCTACAGTGCCGTCCGCGACCTTTACGGCCGGACAAACATCGACTACCGGGCGCTCATGAACAAGCTCACCAATATAAAGCCCGGGCGGGAACTCCTGCGCGGTTACTTCTATACCGTAGAGTTGCCCGAAGACTATGACCCCGTGGAGAGGGAGAAAAACGCCCGCTTCATTTACACCATCTCACAGGTGCCGTACCTGGACATCGTTTATGGCAAGCTTCGGCGGCGGGTGACCCCCACCGGCCACACCTATTATGAGGAGAAAGGAACCGACATCAACCTGGCCGTCAACCTTCTCACCGGCGCCTTCCTGGGGACATACGACGTGGCCGTGGTCGTCGCCGGGGATACGGACTACAGCAAGGTTATCTCCGAGGTGAAGCGGCTCGGGAAGCACGTGGAGATCGCCTGGTTCCGTAACCAGTCTCCCTACAACCTCAGCCAGGAGTTGGTGCGGGTGGCCGACGACGTGATCGTCCTGGACGAGGTCTTCCTCAGTGACTGCTGGTACCAGCGGTGA
- a CDS encoding zinc metalloprotease HtpX, which produces MIGVNTLKVWLLMGILSVLLVLLGDYIAPGGSGALIFLIIALVMNLIGYYQSDKIAIRMTNSRPVSEAEAPQLYDIVRHLTTRAGLPMPRIYITPSPQPNAFATGRNASHAAVAVTEGLLRLLNRTELEGVLAHEIAHIKNRDILIGAIAATMAGAITMIANILQWGAIFGFGRSDDEEGGGGGLGALAMAIIAPLAAMIIQMAISRSREYQADAYGARLAGNPDGLADALLKLERGAQAIPMEVNPATSHLFIVNPLSAASIARLFSTHPPIADRVTRLRRMRLG; this is translated from the coding sequence ATGATCGGCGTGAATACGCTTAAGGTCTGGCTGTTAATGGGAATCCTGTCGGTCCTGCTCGTGCTCCTCGGGGATTACATCGCCCCCGGCGGGAGCGGAGCGCTGATTTTCCTGATTATCGCCCTGGTAATGAACCTCATCGGCTATTATCAGAGCGACAAGATTGCCATTCGTATGACGAATTCCCGGCCGGTGAGCGAGGCCGAGGCGCCGCAGCTATATGACATTGTGAGGCACCTGACGACGCGGGCGGGCCTGCCGATGCCCCGGATCTACATCACGCCTTCCCCGCAGCCGAACGCCTTTGCCACGGGCCGCAACGCGTCACACGCGGCGGTGGCGGTCACCGAAGGGTTACTGCGGCTTCTCAACCGTACCGAACTGGAAGGCGTCCTGGCTCACGAGATCGCGCACATTAAGAACCGTGACATCCTGATCGGGGCCATTGCCGCCACCATGGCGGGCGCCATCACCATGATCGCCAACATCCTGCAATGGGGGGCCATTTTCGGCTTCGGCCGCAGTGACGATGAGGAAGGCGGCGGAGGGGGCCTGGGCGCTCTGGCCATGGCCATCATCGCCCCGTTGGCCGCTATGATCATCCAGATGGCCATTTCCCGGTCCCGTGAGTACCAGGCCGACGCTTACGGCGCCCGTCTGGCCGGAAATCCCGACGGCCTGGCCGACGCGCTGCTGAAGCTGGAACGGGGCGCGCAGGCCATCCCGATGGAGGTCAACCCGGCGACCTCGCACCTCTTTATCGTGAACCCCTTGAGCGCGGCCTCGATCGCCCGGCTGTTCTCCACCCACCCGCCGATCGCCGACCGGGTGACCCGTTTGCGGCGGATGCGGCTCGGGTAA
- a CDS encoding L-lactate dehydrogenase has translation MKIAVVGAGAVGATTAYALMTGHLVNELVLVDINRARAEGEAMDIADGMAFVGPVSVYAGDYADCAGAGVVILAAGANQRPGESRLDLVQRNMDVVRQVCRELSRYWQGGVLLVVTNPVDILTYAAQRFTGLLPEMVIGSGTVLDSARFRKYLSRHCGVDGRNVHAYVVGEHGDTEVFLWSRATIAGVNVDEFCDLRGVPRPDRKVMADLVRNSAAEIIARKGATYYGVSLAVRRICEAVLRNQQSVLTVSGPLDGPYGLTGVACSIPSVVGRDGRERILELPLAPNEEGALRHSAGVLKKVQQDVGL, from the coding sequence ATGAAGATCGCCGTAGTCGGAGCCGGGGCTGTCGGGGCCACGACGGCCTATGCCCTGATGACCGGGCACCTGGTTAACGAACTGGTCCTGGTGGACATTAACCGCGCCCGTGCCGAAGGCGAGGCGATGGACATCGCCGACGGCATGGCCTTTGTCGGCCCGGTAAGCGTTTACGCGGGGGACTACGCGGATTGCGCGGGGGCGGGCGTCGTGATCCTCGCCGCCGGGGCCAACCAGCGCCCCGGGGAGAGCCGGCTGGACCTGGTCCAGAGGAACATGGATGTGGTCCGCCAGGTTTGCCGTGAACTGTCGCGGTACTGGCAGGGCGGTGTCCTATTGGTGGTGACCAATCCGGTCGATATCCTCACCTACGCCGCCCAGCGGTTCACCGGCCTGCTGCCGGAGATGGTCATCGGGTCGGGGACGGTGCTGGACAGCGCCCGCTTCCGCAAGTACCTGAGCCGGCACTGCGGGGTGGACGGCCGGAACGTGCATGCCTACGTGGTCGGGGAACACGGGGACACGGAGGTTTTCCTCTGGAGCCGGGCGACCATCGCCGGGGTGAACGTGGACGAGTTCTGTGACCTGCGCGGCGTGCCCCGCCCCGACCGAAAAGTCATGGCCGACCTGGTACGGAACTCGGCGGCCGAGATCATTGCCCGCAAGGGGGCGACCTACTACGGGGTGAGCCTTGCGGTGCGCCGGATCTGTGAAGCCGTTTTGCGGAACCAGCAGAGCGTTCTGACCGTCTCCGGCCCGCTGGACGGGCCGTACGGCCTTACCGGGGTGGCCTGCAGCATCCCGTCGGTCGTCGGACGAGACGGTCGCGAGCGCATACTTGAACTGCCCCTGGCGCCCAATGAGGAAGGAGCGCTGCGCCATTCGGCCGGGGTGTTGAAGAAGGTTCAGCAGGATGTGGGCCTGTAA
- a CDS encoding spore coat protein: protein MRLGIHEAVELHEVMSGKVTTIDHHALYISECQDPQLRSILERHQQRMIQDYQKALGFMQGRGIDPTPYRMRMEAGIQYGMQAGQPVHPHPQARHLSDQAIANGALMQHKCGATKATAAALEAADPELRLLFTDTILTCAGMAYELFQYMNQKGWYQVPAMERGLLNQMTQSFGPVAGRNLEQHRAGGMGVGPVTNAWTAGPQAGETGWGYRA from the coding sequence ATGCGTCTGGGTATCCACGAGGCCGTCGAGTTGCACGAGGTGATGAGCGGCAAGGTCACAACGATCGACCACCACGCCCTCTACATCTCGGAATGCCAGGACCCGCAGTTGCGCTCCATCCTGGAGCGCCACCAGCAGCGTATGATCCAGGACTACCAGAAGGCCCTGGGCTTTATGCAGGGACGCGGTATCGACCCGACCCCCTACCGCATGCGCATGGAAGCCGGTATCCAGTACGGGATGCAGGCCGGACAGCCGGTCCACCCGCACCCACAGGCGAGGCACCTGTCCGATCAGGCCATTGCGAACGGCGCCCTGATGCAGCATAAATGCGGTGCGACGAAGGCTACGGCGGCCGCCCTGGAGGCCGCGGACCCGGAGCTGAGACTTCTCTTCACCGACACCATTCTGACCTGCGCCGGAATGGCCTATGAACTCTTCCAATATATGAACCAAAAGGGCTGGTACCAGGTTCCGGCTATGGAAAGAGGGCTGCTTAACCAGATGACGCAGTCCTTCGGGCCCGTGGCGGGGCGCAACCTTGAGCAGCACCGCGCGGGCGGGATGGGCGTGGGCCCGGTGACCAACGCCTGGACGGCGGGTCCTCAGGCCGGGGAAACCGGCTGGGGTTACCGCGCGTAA
- a CDS encoding CHRD domain-containing protein has protein sequence MSKSFFAFLRGSEEVPPVRTFASGRTTLQLENETELRYRLVVNNIRNLTEAHIHLGRRGQNGPVAAFLFGPVSPGITVTRGIVEGTIAREDLVGPLQGRPLSALVSEMRAGNTYVNAHTKQNPEGEIRGQVRRM, from the coding sequence ATGTCCAAATCGTTTTTTGCTTTCTTAAGGGGTTCGGAAGAAGTCCCTCCCGTGAGAACGTTTGCCAGCGGCCGAACCACCCTTCAACTGGAGAACGAGACGGAGTTGCGTTACCGGCTGGTGGTCAACAACATCCGAAACCTCACCGAGGCTCACATCCACCTGGGGCGCAGGGGGCAAAACGGCCCCGTGGCGGCCTTCCTTTTCGGCCCGGTGAGCCCTGGCATTACCGTCACACGCGGCATCGTCGAGGGGACAATCGCACGGGAGGACCTTGTGGGCCCGTTGCAGGGCCGCCCACTGTCCGCCCTCGTCAGCGAGATGCGGGCCGGCAACACCTACGTGAACGCGCACACGAAACAAAACCCCGAGGGCGAAATCCGGGGTCAAGTCAGGCGGATGTAA
- the gltX gene encoding glutamate--tRNA ligase, producing the protein MTEVRVRFAPSPTGNLHIGGARTALFNWLFARHHGGRFILRLEDTDTERFIPEAAQGILTTLRWLGLDWDEGPDKGGPYGPYRQSERLELYRREAARLVEQGLAYPCYCTLDELAAMREEARKAGRAPRYEGRCCKLTEAERRALEAEGRRPVLRIRVPEGTTVVRDLVRGEVSFDNHAVMDDFIIMKSNGIATYNFACVIDDAAMRISHVIRAEEHLSNTPKQMVVFAALGYPLPEYAHVPMILAPDRSKLSKRHGATAVEEFRDQGYLAEAIINYLALLGWSPGDENEVMSRAEILTRFSLDAVSKHAAIYDVKKLTWLNAQYLGALPLDEVVERARPFFQARGLIGDKPGAEEMTYLRRVIDAVRSRVHTLAELAEASSYFFSDEFDYEEKGVRKHFMKPGVADILARGRQALADVECFDLESAEAAYRKVIEDLGVSGGTLIHPTRLALSGRTVGPGLFDIISVLGRERCLARLDRAIRCIETCNPEAHLL; encoded by the coding sequence TTGACAGAGGTGCGCGTGCGGTTTGCGCCCAGCCCGACCGGCAACCTGCACATCGGCGGGGCGCGGACGGCGCTTTTTAACTGGCTTTTTGCACGGCATCACGGCGGACGTTTTATCCTCCGCCTGGAGGACACGGACACCGAGCGTTTCATCCCGGAGGCGGCTCAGGGGATCCTGACGACGCTGCGCTGGCTGGGGCTCGATTGGGACGAGGGTCCGGACAAAGGCGGACCGTACGGCCCCTACCGGCAGTCCGAGCGGTTGGAGTTGTACCGCAGGGAAGCGGCCCGGCTGGTGGAACAGGGCCTGGCCTATCCCTGCTACTGTACCCTCGACGAGCTGGCGGCCATGCGGGAAGAGGCCCGGAAAGCGGGGCGCGCCCCGCGGTACGAGGGCCGCTGCTGCAAACTGACGGAAGCCGAACGGAGGGCGCTGGAGGCCGAGGGCCGGCGCCCGGTATTGCGCATCCGGGTGCCGGAGGGGACGACCGTCGTGCGGGACCTGGTCCGGGGGGAGGTCAGCTTTGACAACCACGCCGTCATGGACGACTTTATTATAATGAAGTCCAACGGCATTGCCACCTACAACTTCGCCTGCGTGATCGACGACGCCGCGATGCGGATCTCGCACGTCATCCGCGCCGAGGAGCACCTGTCGAACACGCCGAAGCAGATGGTCGTCTTCGCCGCCCTGGGCTACCCGCTGCCGGAATACGCCCACGTGCCGATGATCCTGGCGCCGGACCGTTCGAAGCTCTCCAAGCGCCACGGGGCGACGGCGGTCGAGGAGTTCAGGGACCAGGGTTACCTGGCCGAGGCGATTATCAATTACCTGGCCCTGCTCGGCTGGTCTCCCGGAGACGAAAACGAGGTGATGAGCCGGGCCGAAATCCTGACACGGTTCAGCCTGGACGCCGTCTCCAAGCATGCGGCGATCTATGACGTCAAAAAGCTGACATGGCTCAACGCCCAGTACCTTGGCGCTCTGCCGCTGGACGAGGTGGTGGAGCGGGCGCGGCCGTTTTTCCAGGCCCGGGGTCTGATCGGGGACAAGCCCGGTGCGGAAGAGATGACTTACCTGCGGCGGGTCATCGACGCCGTCCGCAGCCGCGTGCATACCCTGGCCGAGCTGGCCGAGGCGTCGAGCTATTTCTTTAGCGATGAATTTGATTACGAGGAGAAGGGCGTCCGCAAGCACTTCATGAAGCCCGGGGTCGCCGATATCCTGGCCCGCGGGCGCCAGGCCCTGGCCGATGTAGAGTGCTTCGACCTTGAGTCCGCGGAGGCGGCCTACCGCAAAGTGATCGAGGACCTGGGGGTCTCCGGGGGGACGCTCATCCACCCGACGCGCCTGGCCCTTTCCGGGCGGACGGTGGGCCCCGGCCTGTTCGACATCATCAGCGTCCTGGGGCGGGAGCGCTGCTTGGCGCGCCTGGACCGGGCGATTCGTTGCATCGAGACTTGCAACCCTGAAGCCCATCTGCTATAA
- a CDS encoding methyl-accepting chemotaxis protein, translating to MKGRQSSGNPFRFRSIRSRFIIPIALVVILGIVGTALGTARQVRIEANLAAVEKVKSDLRTGEALLNSRHPGPWHIRDGKLYKGETLMNENFAIVDEVGRLTGDTCTIFQGDTRVATNVLRDGKRAVGTKVSDEVAQVVLKERREYYGEADVVGVKYQTAYKPIVDSGGEVIGIWYVGANKQFVDKMIKDAVWNVTWTSCVALLAIIGLVWLLTNSLTRPIQHIVAQVDQAGKGNLNVTIEGAERRDELGRLARHLNELLTEFRSFMTHVRTEMNALLNAAGGISASMQQLSATGETQASELSNISEAVERMAGAIQEIASLSQKALTNSEETTRTASAGEAQAKTAMAGMQGIHQRMDELGRNSDQIGEIVATIQDIAEQTNLLAFNASIEAARAGAQGRGFAVVAEEVRRLAERSAQATREIGELVDKIQGAVRASRQAVEDGTKANNQAYEAFHSIAGRIKQVGAMVAEIAQATQAQTDASRRAADAAQAIVQVNEQATAATEEVAATAEKLAEMSRDLNERLNRFRIMD from the coding sequence ATGAAAGGCAGACAGTCGAGTGGGAATCCTTTCCGTTTTCGGTCCATCCGCTCCCGGTTTATCATTCCCATCGCCCTGGTGGTCATCCTCGGCATTGTCGGTACGGCCCTCGGGACGGCGCGCCAGGTGCGGATCGAAGCCAACCTGGCCGCGGTGGAGAAGGTGAAGTCGGACCTCCGAACCGGCGAGGCGCTCCTGAACAGCCGGCATCCCGGACCGTGGCACATCCGGGACGGCAAGCTCTACAAGGGCGAAACCCTGATGAACGAAAACTTCGCCATTGTCGATGAGGTCGGGCGCCTGACCGGGGACACCTGTACCATTTTCCAGGGTGATACACGCGTCGCCACAAATGTGTTGAGGGATGGGAAACGGGCGGTTGGAACGAAGGTCTCCGATGAGGTGGCCCAGGTCGTCCTCAAAGAGCGCCGGGAATACTACGGCGAGGCCGACGTCGTCGGCGTAAAGTACCAGACGGCTTACAAGCCGATTGTGGACTCCGGCGGAGAGGTCATCGGGATCTGGTACGTCGGCGCCAATAAGCAGTTCGTGGATAAGATGATCAAGGACGCCGTCTGGAACGTCACCTGGACCTCGTGCGTCGCCTTGCTGGCGATTATCGGACTGGTCTGGCTCCTGACCAACTCCTTGACCCGGCCCATTCAGCATATCGTCGCCCAGGTCGACCAGGCCGGCAAGGGCAACCTGAACGTGACGATTGAAGGCGCCGAACGGCGGGACGAACTCGGCCGTCTCGCCCGCCATCTCAATGAGCTTCTCACGGAGTTCCGCAGCTTTATGACCCACGTCCGTACGGAAATGAACGCCCTGCTGAACGCCGCCGGAGGCATTTCGGCGAGCATGCAGCAGCTCTCGGCCACGGGCGAAACCCAGGCCAGCGAGTTGAGCAACATCTCCGAGGCCGTGGAACGGATGGCCGGCGCCATCCAGGAGATCGCCAGCCTAAGCCAGAAGGCCTTGACCAACTCGGAAGAAACCACGCGCACGGCATCGGCGGGCGAGGCCCAGGCCAAGACGGCGATGGCCGGCATGCAGGGGATTCACCAGCGAATGGACGAGCTGGGGCGTAACTCGGACCAGATCGGGGAGATCGTCGCCACGATCCAGGACATCGCCGAACAGACGAACCTGCTGGCCTTCAACGCCTCGATCGAGGCCGCCCGTGCCGGCGCCCAGGGGCGCGGTTTCGCCGTGGTGGCCGAGGAGGTGCGGCGCCTGGCGGAACGTTCGGCGCAGGCCACCAGGGAGATCGGCGAGCTGGTCGACAAGATCCAGGGCGCCGTCAGGGCGTCACGCCAGGCGGTGGAGGACGGTACCAAGGCCAACAACCAGGCCTACGAGGCCTTCCATAGCATCGCCGGCCGCATCAAGCAGGTAGGGGCGATGGTCGCCGAGATCGCTCAGGCCACCCAGGCGCAAACGGATGCCAGCCGCCGGGCGGCCGACGCGGCCCAGGCCATCGTCCAGGTCAACGAGCAGGCCACGGCGGCCACCGAGGAAGTGGCGGCCACCGCCGAGAAGCTGGCCGAAATGTCCCGGGACCTGAACGAGCGTCTTAACAGGTTCCGGATTATGGATTAA
- a CDS encoding methylated-DNA--[protein]-cysteine S-methyltransferase, with amino-acid sequence MRGYVLETPAGWAAWLWSSKGLYSLTLPLPTPAEAIAAVGGEGRIMDPWSGEGRKEEQALAAALSRYFKGEKPGFAGIPLDWTGYSPFTRCVLRAVRHIPWGRTLTYGEVAARVGNRKAARAVGNALGRNRTPLVVPCHRVTAADGKPGGWSGPPGWKERLLRLEQRVNP; translated from the coding sequence TTGCGCGGATACGTTCTGGAAACCCCGGCCGGGTGGGCGGCGTGGCTCTGGTCGTCGAAGGGTCTGTACTCCCTCACCCTGCCGTTGCCCACGCCTGCCGAGGCGATAGCCGCCGTCGGGGGCGAGGGAAGGATTATGGATCCATGGTCCGGCGAAGGGAGAAAGGAAGAACAGGCGCTGGCCGCCGCCCTCAGCCGGTATTTCAAAGGCGAAAAACCAGGTTTCGCGGGGATACCCCTGGACTGGACGGGCTACTCGCCCTTCACCCGGTGTGTGCTGCGGGCGGTACGCCATATTCCATGGGGGCGGACGCTCACCTACGGCGAGGTGGCCGCCCGCGTCGGAAACCGGAAAGCCGCGCGCGCCGTCGGGAACGCCCTGGGGCGGAACCGTACCCCCCTGGTCGTCCCCTGCCACCGCGTGACCGCGGCGGACGGAAAGCCGGGCGGCTGGTCGGGGCCGCCCGGCTGGAAGGAACGCCTCTTACGGCTAGAGCAGCGGGTTAATCCATAA